One Pseudomonadales bacterium genomic window carries:
- a CDS encoding cold-shock protein: MSEKATGTVKWFNESKGFGFISREGGPDLFVHFSNISGNGFKTLQEGQAVSFTEGQGQKGPQAENVEAL, translated from the coding sequence ATGTCTGAAAAAGCAACTGGCACAGTGAAGTGGTTTAACGAAAGCAAAGGTTTTGGATTTATTTCACGCGAAGGCGGTCCAGATTTATTTGTCCACTTTAGTAATATCAGCGGTAACGGTTTTAAAACTTTACAAGAAGGCCAAGCGGTAAGCTTCACCGAAGGTCAAGGTCAGAAAGGCCCGCAAGCTGAGAATGTTGAAGCGCTTTAA